The stretch of DNA AAGCAATGGGTTTAGTTAACTGTGTTGTACCTGTCGAACAGTTGGAACAGGAGGGGATTCAGTGGGCTAATGAGATTTTGGATAAAAGTCCGATCGCAATTCGTTGTCTGAAAGCTGCTTTTAATGCTGACTGCGATGGCCAAGCGGGACTGCAAGAACTAGCAGGTAATGCCACATTATTGTATTACATGACTCAGGAGGGGGCTGAGGGGAAACAAGCATTTTTGGAAAAGCGCCAGCCCGATTTTCGTAAATTTCCTTGGCTCCCATAGGCACAATTTCAACAGGAGAGGAAATTATTCTCAAAATTCTCAATTAAAAAATTATTATAGGGCTGCTAATTGCACTAGCTTTTTAACAGCCTCAAATTTTTTAGCCAAGACTCGTCGATCGCTTCAAGTGAATCTAGCTTGAAATCTGCGATCGCAAACCGGGGATCTGCTCGTTCCTCTAGTGCTGGCACAACGATACATTTCATCCTTGCTGCCTTAGCGCTGTTCATACCCCGAACGGAGTCTTCAAACGCTACGCACTTGCTTGGATGTATGCCCAAACGAGCAGCAGTTGTTAGATACACGGCTAGAATACAAGTATAGTATTAAGCAAAAGAAAAAACCATGTTGGTACTAGAAGCAAAATTGAAAGGAAAAAATTGGCAGTACAAATTGCTAGAGGAAGCAATTCGCACTGCCAATTTTGTTCGCAATAAAGCTTTGCTGTACTGGATGGACAATCGGGGAGTTAGTAAAAACGATCTTCAGAAACTTTGTGCAACCTTAGCCAAGGAATATGATTGGGCGGGGAAATTAAATTCCCAAGTCAGACAATCATCTGCTGATAGAGCTTGGAATGGTATTTCTCGGTTCTACAAAAACTGTAAAGAAGGCAAACCAGGAAAGAAAGGTTATCCAAAGTTCAAGAAACGCGGCCATTCTGTCGAATACAAGCAAACTGGATGGAGGTTAGCTGAAGACAGGAAACGCATCGCTTTTACCGATGGATTCAAAGCGGGAACATTCAAACTCATAGGAACTCGCGACTTAAGCTTTTATCAGCCCGAACAGATCAAACGAGTCCGGGTTGTTAAAAGAGCCGATGGCTTCTATTGCCAATTCCTGATTGATGTAGAGCGTTCTGAGCCACAGTCGCCAACTGGTAAAGCAGTAGGAATTGATTTGGGGTTAGAGTTTTTCTATACCGATTCAGAAGGCAACCAAATCGAAAACCCTAGATTTTTGAGAAAGTCAGAGAAATCTTTAAAGAGATTGCAACGACGGGTTTCTAAAAGGAAAAAGGGTTCTAAAAACAGAAGAAAGGCTATCAATAAGATGGCTCGGAAACACTTGAAGGTTAGTAGGCAACGCCGAGAATTTGCGGTAAGAACTGCAAGGGCGTTAACAGTATCTAGCGATGCGATTGCCTATGAAGACTTGAAAGTGTCAAACATGGTAAAAAATCATAAGCTTGCCAAATCTATTTCAGATGCGGCATGGTCGATGTTCACTAATTGGGTTGACTATTTTGCCAAAATACGTGGGGTTCACGTTGTAGAAGTAGCGCCTCATTTCACATCTCAAGATTGCTCAAGGTGTGGGACAAGAGTTAAGAAATCGCTATCGACTCGTACCCATAAATGCCCATCTTGTGGATTGATTGAACATCGAGATTTGAATGCGGCTAAAAATATTTTGGCTAAGGGTTTAGGAATAAATACGGTGGGGCACACCGGAATTTCTAAGCTTGAGGAGATTGGATCTCTGGCTTGTTCTGAGCAATCAGAATGGGTTAAGTCCGGTCATTGATTCAAGAATCCCACCGCCTTTAGGCGTGGGAGTGTCAACCGATTGATAATCTGTTTGGCTACTGCGGACTGACTAACACCCGTCCAAGGAAATATGGCATACCAATGACTGACAACCTCATCAATACGCAAACCCATTGTTTGAGAACACATACTCTCTTTTAGTGGGACTCCCAGAGCGTTAAATATCTCCACTTCTGCTTTGCACATAGAGGCTCACTATCAATTAGTAATCCGTCCATATCGAAGATTACAGCCAAGTCCAGCATCAAACTTCCCTCAAGCACCTAGATTGACAACCGCGACTGTTTTGTTCTCAAGGCGATCGGAGACAATACCAGCCATTAGCTTTGTGTCTAACTCTTATCATCCTAAATTTCAAACGCATCCGATCCAGAACGCAAGTTATAAAAACGCATCCACCCAATTGTAGGCAGATAGATTTTATTGCCTTATAATTTTTTCTCTTCCTGGGTTGTAAGAGAAAGATTTAAAGTCCTGGTGGCGGTTAAATCTAGGGAATCCCGCACCTTGGAAAAATTTATTGAAAAATTTGTTAACTCTAGCTGGAATTAACGGCAACACTAATTTAATCTTTTTTAATCTTTGTTCCTTAGCTAGGGATTTTAGCTAGAACCGAGCGAGCGGGTTCCTGGGGTTCAAGCTCGGAAACTGGGAGAGCGATCGCACCCCGTAAGTTCACTTCGTGCTGCTGCGAGATCACCATCTCTTCTATTTCTTCCCAAACAGGGGCAAAGGGTGGGATCGCCAAAGAACAAGAAGCCCATGCGCTTTGAACCGGGACATTAAGCTGCTGGCAAACACCACCACGTCTTCCTTCTGGCGTATAATACCTACAGTGACGGCAAGCTGAAGTTAACGAGGTTTTCATAAAAATTCCCTTAGCGCATAATCTTCACCTTTTAATTGTGCAATGTTCTGTTTGTAGGTCGGAAAGTACCCAATCCTTTATTCTGTCTCGCTTAGAGCGATCCCCACACTAAAAGTAACCTTAACAATTTATTTATAATTCTGTTATATATAGAAATAATCTAAGTAAGTTCTGGAGCATGACTAGGAGCGAAGCTAGGCTGAAGCATTAAAAAACTAACGGGGATCAAGCCAAAAGTTAAACGCTTCTCTAAAAATATGTATCGTAAATGACAAATATTTTAGGCCGAAAAAGAGAGCAGTTATCAATTATGAGTTATTAGTTTTCAATAACTCATAACGATGAGGTCATAATTAAATATAAGAGACAGAGCGTACAAAAGCTGGCTACCTAAGTTTTTTCCCATCTACCTTGTGCCTTTGACCTAAGTCTTTTGTCTCCATCCTCCGATGCTGGTCTAACTGTTGACTACCAGTTAAGGTTAAATCGGGACTTAAACACAGCAATCCATCTGCCTCAAGTCCTGTCGGAAAAAGTAAGCGTAGTTTAGGCTGAAGTTACGCTCGCGGACACCGAAGCAGCCGAGTAGCCAAAATGAAACAGGAAGCCAAGGTAAAATCTGAGTCGTCAGATTTGAGTAACTATTGGTGGAAGGGCAACCCAATACTTTAAAGTTCTAAAATCGATGAAGAGGTGGTAGGAGTTTTTTTATGAGTAAGCGTTCCTCGGTTGAATCCCCGGATAAATTATCCTCAAATCAAATCAAGCCTGCTCTACAGGCTGTTATGGGCTGTTTAGACGTAAACCTGGAAGAAGAAGTGAGCCAGTATCGGCGGCAACGACAGCGATCGCAACAATGGGTAGCTCCATCTGTCAGCCTTGGCGCTAAGCCAGTCAGTCCCTCCCTAGATTTAATCTCTCCTGCGGCGACAGACAACCTAGCTGAGCAGAAGACGGTATTATCACCAGAGATGAAGCCCCGACAAACTATTCATTTCGAGACGCGATCGCCAAACTCACAACTAGCGATCGCAGACAACGCCGCAGATAAAACTCTGACATCAGCAGGCAGCGATCGCCTATCTGCCAAATCAGCTAATAGCCAGCGATCGCCCAATGATTACCTAGCATCTAGCGAAGAACTTCTCAAAAGTTTAGACGAGAGACAACTAGAACCAGAAACAGAACGAAGTTTAACAGCAAGTCTGTTTACACCCTTGGGATTAAGCTCAATGCTGCTGTTCCTGCTATCTTGCATTGCTCTCGGCTACACAGTCATCAATCCCTCAATTCTGGCTAATCTGGGATTCAACCGCTGGCTCAAACAAAGCAGTCCCACCCCTGCCGCAAGTCCCGTTAATACCGCAGCCGATAGCAGCAATCAGGCGGATCTCCCAAAAGCTCCCAATCTAGCTTCCAAAGAGTTTGTTGAACTAGATTTAAGCACCCTGAGCAATGTCAAACCTACTCCAAGTCCTATTGCTGTACCATCGGCTAAACCTTCAATACCGCCCGCTCCCAAGCCCGTTGCTGGGGTAAGTTTACCTAACCCAATACCACCAGCACCGGCGAATGCAGCTAATACAAACGACGAGGGCCTTAACAATCTCACCAGAGCTCTACTTCCGAAGCCATCGCCAACACCAGTAGCCCCCCGCCAATTAGCTCCGATACCATCGGCGGCTAAGTCGGCGGCATCCCCAGCAGCAACACCGAAGCCAGTTGTCTCAAATCCTGGCATCCCTGTAAAAGCTCAAGATGGTTACTATTACGTAGTCCTAGATTACAGCAATGAAAAATCTTTAGAGCAGGCCCGAACAGCAGTTGCAGATGCCTATGTTCGGGAGTTCCCAAATGGTGTCAAGATCCAAATGGGGGCTCTGGAAGATCCTAGAGCAGCCGAGCGTTTGGTAAAAGAACTCGAAGAAAAAGGCGTTGCAGCTAAATATTATCAACCCTGAGTTAGGGGAGTGGAAGATGGGGGAGATGGGGAAGATGGGGGAGATGGGGGAGATGGGGGAGATGGGGAAGATGGGGAAGATGGGGGAGATGGGGGNNNNNNNNNNNNNNNNNNNNNNNNNNNNNNNNNNNNNNNNNNNNNNNNNNNNNNNNNNNNNNNNNNNNNNNNNNNNNNNNNNNNNNNNNNNNNNNNNNNNCCGCTCCCCCGCCCCTCAGTCCTCAAGTTTAAAATTTAAAATTCGGAGAATTCGTATGGGATTATTTGACCGCATCTGGCGAGTGATTCGCGCCAATATTAATAGTTTGGTTGGCGCGGCGGAAGATCCAGAAAAGATTCTGGAACAGAGCGTGATGGATATGCAGGAGGATCTGGTGCAGCTTAGACAGGCAGTAGCACAGGCGATCGCTACTCAAAAGCGTAGTGAGCGACAATGCGCCCAATCTGAGTCTGCTGCTTCAGAATGGTATCAGCGAGCCCAGTTAGCGCTGCAAAAAGGAGAGGAAAATTTGGCGCGGGAAGCTCTAACGCGGCGGAAATCTTACCAAGAGACGGCATCAGCGCTTAAGGCGCAGCTAGAACAGCAGAGCAGCCTGGTGACTAAACTCAAGGATAATATGCGGGTCTTGGAGGGGAAAATTTCGGAGGCAAGAACTAAAAAAGATATGTACATTGCCCGTGCGCGATCGGCTAAGGCCTCTGAGAAGTTGAATGAGATGATGGGAAATCTGAACACAGGGAGTGCTTTAGGCGCTTTTGAGCGGATGGAGGAGAAAGTGATGCAACTGGAAGCTCGCTCAGAGGCGATCGCAGAACTTGGAACTAGCGATTTAGAAAAGAAATTTCTCTCCTTAGAGGGAGCGAACGATGTTGATGCTGAGCTGGAAGCGATGAAAGCGCAAATGATCCCTGGCGGCACTTCACCTAGATTGCCTTCTGGCGAGTGATGTATAGCTAGGGGCTAGGGGCTAGGGGCTAGGGGCTAGGGGCTAGGGGCTAGGGAAGAAGGAAGAAGGAAGAAGGAAGAAGGAAGAAGGGAAGAAGGGAAGAAGGGAGCGGCGTTAGGGATAGTTTTGCAGAACTTACCCTCACGGTAAGGACGCTCTTGCTTGCGGAGGCATAATCGCTTAGGGGGTGGGGTGATAGTGAACGTGCTACTATATCTGTTAGGATTGGGGGTAGTTATGTATGAATCTTTAATAAAGGACTGAAATAAACTTGGTCAGTAACCCACCCCTAAAGGGGATGGGCTTGCAAGACGAAAGTCAAAACAAGCCATACTGACCAGCCTAAGACTTTCGAGGTCTACGTTTTTTGAGTCAAGACACCAGGCGGATGCGTAGCTAGTCCTCTGCCCTGTCGTTTGCAGTTAAACAGTTTTAAGGTCACTGAAACAGTGCTGCAAGCTGAACAAGCTCTCAAAACATTGGCGAAGCTAACTTTACCCCGCAAGGGAGGCTCGAAAGAGCAAATCATTATGCGTACAGGGTTGTGAGGTTTGAGATGGTAATTGTCCCATCGAAAGTACATCACTTTCATCACACCGAACTAAACAGCCCCAAGGCGGTAATGGAAAAAACGATTCACGGCGGAAGACAGCCGCAAAAATTCCTCCCACCCCTAAAGGGGATGGGTTTCCATTTTGGAAAGGTTTATGAATTAGCTTCAAGGAGCTTTGCTGCAAGTCTCAGAAAGATCGCTTTAAACTGAATTTATGCGCTTGGGAAAGTTGCTTGAGACCAATCTCATTTAAAAATTGGATCGCCAGAATTTCGCGCTCGCAGGCTGATGCCTAGAGCTTCCTTCCCACCTACCTCGTAAACCCCAATAAAGGAAAAATAGCGTTATGGGATTATTTGATCGCATTAGCCGAGTTGTGAGAGCCAATCTCAACGATATGGTCAATAAGGCTGAAGACCCAGAAAAGATTTTAGAACAGTCCATCATTGATATGCAGGAAGACTTGGTGCAGTTGCGCCAAGCTGTTGCTAGCGCGATCGCTACTCAAAAACGCACCCAGACACAGTACGCTCAGGCTGAATCTCAAGCCAACCAGTGGCAATCGCGAGCTCAGCTAGCTCTCCAAAAAGGAGATGAAAATTTGGCCCGCGAAGCGCTAGTTCGCAAGAAGTCTTACGCGGAAACGGCGGCGACGCTGAAGGCTAGCTTGGATCAGCAAACTGGTCAGATGGAAAGTCTCAAGCGCAACTTGGTCGCTCTGGAAAGCAAGATTTCCGAAGCTAAAACTAAGAAGGATATGCTTAAGGCGCGGATCTCTGCTGCTAAGGCTCAGGAGCAATTAAATAGCACGATCGGCTCCCTGAATACAAGCAGCTCTATGGGTGCTTTCGAGCGGATGGAAGAAAAAGTCTTGCAGATGGAAGCTCGTGCAGGTGCATCGGCGGAGTTGGCTGCTGGCTCTGGTTTGGAACAAGAGTTTCTGAAGTTGGAAGCTGGCGGTGGCGTTGACGATGATTTGGCGGCTCTGAAGGCGCAGATGAATTTGGCTCCAGCGACAACTGGTTCTCTCCCTGCGGCGGGTCAAACTTCTGGCACGTCGAATTCCGTTGTCGATCCTGAACTGGAAGAGTTGCGATCGCAGCTCAATAAAATCTAGTCTCTATCTACCGAAGGCAGGAGGTAAGAGGCAGGAGGCAGAAGGCAGGAGGCAGTTATCACACCTTTGTTATTTTGTCAACAATACTGAGATGTAAGTAATTGTCACAATATCCTTAGAAATTAATACAAAGATGCTAAACTCCAAGGGCAAGGTGCTTCTCAGAGTTTAAATGCCTCCTGTCACATCACCTGCTATGCCCCGGAAACTTTTCATCGGCTTTTTAAGGATAAATTTTACAGTCGCACTGCTTTGTAACTGCTCAGTTACAGCATTTTATCCTCAGCCATTAAGAGCTCAAACTGCTGAAAGCAACCTCACATTATCGGAAGTATCATCACAAAGTCCACTTCTTCCCAGTCCTACCCTTGTTAAGGGGAGAATGCTCGATCGAGGGGGTGAGATTTCGTACTCAACTGAGTTGAAAGCTGCTTTAATTCCATCAAGTCCGGCTGTTTCTCAATTTGCCAAGAGCTGGGGGAAGCAATCTCAAAGCCTGATGATGGCGGTTCCAGAAGACGAGCGATCGCGAATATTATCCTCAATTCCGCTGGTAATTCCACCTAAAAACATTGCCAATAGGCTAGATATCAGCTCAAATGAAGGCTTAGACAACTCACAAGTATCTCAGCTTCCCAATCCTGGGATACCTACTCCGCCGCCACAGCCAGAATTACCAATACCATCGCCTTTACCTCCTCCAGAAGAACTCCTCCAGCCTTCAACGCCAGCTCCCGGCGATCGTGAAGAAATCCCCAATGTTCCAGGGACGGTGACAGTCGAGCGGTTTGAAGTAGTTGGTAGCACTGTCTTCAGTAAAGAAGAATTAGACAAGTTACTAGCAGATTTTACGGGTCGCCCGATCTCTTTTGCCGAACTGCTGCAAGCTCGTTCGGCTGTAACGCAACTTTACATCAGCAAAGGCTACATCACTTCCGGCGCACTGATTCCGCCTCAAAGTATGACGGGGGGTGTGGTCAAGATTCAGGCGATCGAAGGTAGGTTAGAAAGTATTAGTGTGGCAGGGAATCAGCGGCTTAATCCTGAGTATGTACGGAGTCGATTGGCGATCGCTACTCAAGCTCCTCTGAATCAAAACCAGCTATTAGAAGCTCTGCAACTGCTGCAACTCAACCCCCTCATCCAAAATATCTCCGCTGAGCTGCAAGCAGGATCGCGCCCCGGTTTAAACTTGCTGGAAGTGCGGATTAAAGAAGCAAAAACTTTGAACTCACGCATTTTTGCTGATAATGGGCGCTCTCCCAGCGTGGGGACTTTCCGACGGGGGGCAGAAATTGGCTCAGGTAATGTATCGGGTAGGGGCGATCGCGCCAGTTTGACTTATACAAACACAGATGGCAGTAATAGTGTGGAGCTTAACTACACGCTACCTGTGAATCCACGTAATGGCACTGTCAGTTTTCAGCTCAGTAGGAGCAAGAGCAATATTATTGAGCCGCCCTTTGACGAACTGGACATTGAAGCCAAAAGCCGTGACTACGAATTAACCTACCGCCAGCCAATAGTCCAAACTCCTAACCAAGAAATTGCCTTGGGGATCAGTGCTGCTCGGCGAGAAAGCGATACCTTTTTGTTGGGCGTAGAATATCCTTTGTCACCCGGATCTGACGATCGCGGCAGAACTCGCATTTTTGCAGTTAGAGCCTTTCAGGAATACACCCAGAGGGGAGCCAGACAAGTTTTTGCGGCGCGATCGCAATTCAGTCTCGGAATCGGAGCCTTTGATGCTAGTGTCAACAATTCCGAACCTGACGGTCAATTTCTGGCCTGGCGGGGTCAAGCACAGTATTTGCGCTTGCTAGCACCAGATACGCTGTTGTTATTGCGATCGGATGTGCAATTAGCTGCTGGGGAACTCGTACCCTTGGAGCAAATTGGTTTGGGAGGCTTAGACACTGTGCGGGGTTATCGTCAAGATTTATTGCTGACGGATAATGGAGTTTTTGCTTCCGCTGAGGTCAGGTATCCAATTTATCGCACCGGCGATAAAAAAGGGATTTTGCAGCTAACGCCGTTTATTGACTTTGGTAGAGCTTGGAATAGCGGTTCTAAAGGAGAACCTGACCCGAATACTTTGGTATCTGCGGGGTTAGGTTTGCGGTGGCAATATGGCGATCGCTTTACAGCTCGCTTTGAGTGGGGAATTCCTTTGATTGAAGTCAAATCTAGTGACAGAACCCTGCAAGAAAGAGGGCTGTATTTTTCTATAGAGTTTAAACCTTTTTAGAAGGAAGAAGGGAGAGGGAAGAAAAATCGGCTTTACTATTGGCGGAATGACGATCTTCCGCTATATATGTGGATAACGAGTCCGAACTAGAGTTCTTTTCTGGTTACATCACCTAATTAAACCAATAGGTTTTTTAAGAAAATCATGTCTAAAGTGCAGTCGCTATTTCTCAGCTCTTTTGCATCAGGGTTTGCTCTTTGCTCAGTCATTTTCGCCATATTTACGATGACATCAGGGTTATCCTTTATGAGTTTTTTTCGGTTTCTATTAGCTTTGTTGTTTTTGGGAATCAATTTATTGTTTGCAGTACATTACTATACGGCAATGTCAAAAGAGTTAAATTTTAGGAATAGAAATAAAGCCAGAATTCAAAAATAAACTCTGCCAATTCTAACTCGCTTTGTACGAGTTCATACTGTTCTTGAATAAACCGTATAAATTGCAGAGATCCCATAGTTCAAGCAAACTAGGCTCTTAATAATTGATTTAGGATTGCTATAATAAGCAGGTGGACATAAATAAACGTAAACGTAAGGTGGGCGCAAGCCGAAAGCATATTAGCTACTCGCGATCAGATTTTTGTGGCTTGCGCCCACCCTACAAGTTATATATGCGTTTAATTATGTCCGACTACTTAGCTTTAAGCTCAATTCTTAAATCCACGTTTACCAGGGTAATAAAAATGCTTGATTTCCTCAATCCTATTTTAGGCCGCCATCCAGAACGCATTAAAGCCAATGTGGAAATTTATACTTGGCAAACTTGTCCTTACTGCATGAGGGCAAAATTATTGCTGTGGTGGAAAGGCGTAAACTATACTGAATACAAAATTGACGGCGACGAAGCAGCTAGAAATCAAATGGCTGAACGTGCAAATGGACGGCGTAGCGTACCGCAAGTTTTCATTAATAATGAGCACGTTGGTGGTTGTGATGACATCTATAAATTAGATGGAAATGCACAGTTAGATCCGTTGTTAAGTCAGCCATCTGCTTAGTATAGGGACTGCTTTGAAAACTCTTAAAATTGCTAGGTGAAGAGACCAAAAATCCCCATATTCAGGAGATTTTTGGTCTCTATGAATAGGAAAATTTGCTCAGATTATCTTTACGCCATTGAGCATCTTCCCGTCGGTTTGTTTGTAATTCTAAGGCGCGAATACCGCTGCTAGGTAGTGGGTTTAAACGTTGTTTTAACTGTTCCCAAGAATTAATAATCTCATGTTCAACCCCGTAAGTTGCACATAACTGGGAAAAGTTAATATTTTGGGGAGTAGCAAAAAATTCTTCAAAGGTAGGTTCAAACTTAGCTATAGGCAACATTTCAAAAATGCCACCACCGTTGTTATTAATTAAAATAATTGTTAGATGCCCGACAAATTTATTTTTCAGTAAAAATCCATTTGTATCGTGTAAAAGGGCTAAATCTCCTGTTAACAGCACACTACTTTGATTGCGGTAGGCAATGCCTAAAGCTGTTGATAAAGTGCCATCAATTCCATTAGCTCCTCGATTAAAAAAAGGTTGTATATTTAAGTTATTAGGAACCCAGAAAAATTCTACATCTCTCACTGGCATACTGTTGGCAATAAATATCGGGGTTGCGGTTGGTAAAATTTGGGAAATTAGCCAAGCAGCTTTTGGTTCCACTATATTATTAATAGTATTCATTTTCTGGTCAATAGCTGTTCTGATTTTGGCTTCGGTGTTACACCATAATTGCAGATATTCGTTGGTTGAACTGGACTCGGTAAATTTCCTCTCAAAAAGTATAGAAGCAATAGATTCTACTGATGTTCTTAGGTGGGAAGTTTTACCATGCAGCGGGTCAAAATTGCGATCGCTAGGGTCAATTATCCATCGTCTAGGTTGGGTATCTTCTAACCAAGTTCGGAGGTTTTTACTGATGGGTAATTCGCCTAGTTGAATGACAATATCTGGTGTTAATTTTTCTGCTATTTCTTGGTTTCGTAGAATTAAGTCATAAGTGGAAATTAGATCGGGATTTAATTGAGAGTAATTTCTTAAGGGTGATAGTCCTTCTGCTAAAACTGGCGCTCCTAAAGATTGAGAAATCTGTGCAACTGCATGGCAATATATTTCGGGAAATTGAGGCTGCGCGATGCCAGCAATGACAAGTATTTTATGATATTTTTGATGGAATAAATCAGTCAAAAAATTTTCACTTTTTGGGGATATTTTACTCCCATATTCTTCGTTATTACCAGGCAAAAAATGACAGCTATCAAAGAAATTTTCGGGAGAAAATTTAGCTTGTAATGCTGTGGTTGCTATTTCTGGAATAGGTGCAAGAGGCTCGCGAAAGGGAATATTGAGATGGACTGGGCCGGGAACAGGAAAAAGTGCCTGTTCCCAAGCATGAATTGCTGTTTGCCGCAAATAGTTTAGCATTCCTGTTTCCGCAGATGGCAAGGCTAATTCAGTTTGCCAATTGGGGTAATTGCCATATAATTTAACTTGGTCAATGGCTTGACCTGCATGACATCCACGCATTTCTGGAGGACGATCTGCTGTTAATATTAGTAGAGAAATTTTACTTTCTTTAGCTTCAATTATGGCAGGAAAAAAGTTAGCGCTAGCAGTTCCAGAGGTACAAACAACTGCTACTGGAAAACCAGTTTTTTTTGCTATTCCTAATGCAAAAAATGCTGCTGAACGTTCATCAAGGATGGGGATTGTTTCGACTTTACTATTCTGAGCAAAGGCAATTGTCAATGGTGTAGAACGGGAGCCTGGACAAATGATAGCGGTGGTTAATCCTAGACGTTGCCAAGTCTCTACTAAGATGGAAGACCAAAGGGTATTTGTATTACGAAAATCTATCATTTGGTAGGTGTTAGTTGTTGATTGTTAGTTGTTGGTTGATATAGCAGGAGGCAGGAGGAAAATGCAATACTAGAAATGGTTTGGGGGATGGAGAATGCCCTAACCGTTGTGGCGGTTGCTATAATTGATAAGCTGTTACGTTATTAATATCGGGACTTAAACCCAAACTCTTTCCCGGCAAGAGAAGACGAAATATATGATAAGTTAACATACAAATTCAATGCGTATAATTTTAATTATTAATGGTAACACATAAGTTGTTAGCTTCTGCTTTTTTCCTTCTTCTCTCTTCCTTATTCCTTCAAACTAAAGCATTTAAAAGCGCTTGCAATTTCAGTTTAATTTCTGCTAACTCTTTGTCTGGTTCAGAACCCGAAACAATACCAGCACCAGCATATAGTCTAGCGCGATCGCCGTCTATGAAAGCAGAGCGAATCCCGACAGCAAATTCACCATTTCCTTGATGATCTACCCAACCTAAAGGTGCTGCATAAAGAGAGCGATCGAATGTTTCATAACGGCGAATTTGCTCTAAGGCAATATCTCTAGGTACACCTGCAACTGCGGGTGTAGGATGGAGCTCTGCTAAAATATTCAATAAATGAATTTCTGCGGAAACTTGAGCTTTGATAGGTGTCCATAAATGCTGAATATTGGAAAGTTGTAAGAGGTGTGGTTGGGAAGATGTATGAGGTTTGATGCCGAGGTTAGATAGGCGTTCGATGATAAAATCAATGACGGCGCGATGTTCTCGTAAATCTTTTTCACTGCATAGTAAACCATTAGCTAAGTTTGCATCTTCAGATATAGTTTTACCCCTGGGTGCTGAACCTGCTAAAGCATCTGTTACTAAGTGATGGTTGTGGATGCTAATTAAGCGTTCTGGACTGGCTCCTATAAAATTTTGACCTTTGCCGTTACTGGTGGAAAATATGTAACACCCTGGATAGATAAGGCGTAAATTATCCAAGGAATTAATCAAATTAAACTCGGTTTGTGAAAATACATCTATGGCATGGGAAAGGACGATTTTACTAAAATATTTAGATTTGATTAATTCTAAAACAGATTTTACAGATGTTTCAAATTGCCGGGGATTATTCATGTTTATTTTTTTTAAATAAACTGAGCTGTTGTTAGGAATTATTAATGATTTGTATTTTCCTGAGCTGATTTTGTTGATTTTGCTCCACATTTCGTCAGCCATGAGCTTAATATTTATATCTATATCGATGACTGTGTTGGCAACGAGAATATAGCTATTGTTTTGTCTTGTAATCTGCCAGCGAGGTAAAAATATGGTGGCTGGGGGAAAGTCAAAGCTAGGAGCGATGTTCTCATCGAAAAAAGTAAAACTACAGAAGAAATGTGGCCCGCTAAAGGGAATATGTGTAGTACCAATGGCAACTGTAATATCGAGGCATGACTGAATAAAATCTTGAGCGAGGGAAAA from Kamptonema formosum PCC 6407 encodes:
- a CDS encoding HAD-IA family hydrolase, producing MYLTTAARLGIHPSKCVAFEDSVRGMNSAKAARMKCIVVPALEERADPRFAIADFKLDSLEAIDESWLKNLRLLKS
- a CDS encoding RNA-guided endonuclease InsQ/TnpB family protein; protein product: MLVLEAKLKGKNWQYKLLEEAIRTANFVRNKALLYWMDNRGVSKNDLQKLCATLAKEYDWAGKLNSQVRQSSADRAWNGISRFYKNCKEGKPGKKGYPKFKKRGHSVEYKQTGWRLAEDRKRIAFTDGFKAGTFKLIGTRDLSFYQPEQIKRVRVVKRADGFYCQFLIDVERSEPQSPTGKAVGIDLGLEFFYTDSEGNQIENPRFLRKSEKSLKRLQRRVSKRKKGSKNRRKAINKMARKHLKVSRQRREFAVRTARALTVSSDAIAYEDLKVSNMVKNHKLAKSISDAAWSMFTNWVDYFAKIRGVHVVEVAPHFTSQDCSRCGTRVKKSLSTRTHKCPSCGLIEHRDLNAAKNILAKGLGINTVGHTGISKLEEIGSLACSEQSEWVKSGH
- a CDS encoding HAD family hydrolase gives rise to the protein MCKAEVEIFNALGVPLKESMCSQTMGLRIDEVVSHWYAIFPWTGVSQSAVAKQIINRLTLPRLKAVGFLNQ
- a CDS encoding PspA/IM30 family protein, with amino-acid sequence MGLFDRIWRVIRANINSLVGAAEDPEKILEQSVMDMQEDLVQLRQAVAQAIATQKRSERQCAQSESAASEWYQRAQLALQKGEENLAREALTRRKSYQETASALKAQLEQQSSLVTKLKDNMRVLEGKISEARTKKDMYIARARSAKASEKLNEMMGNLNTGSALGAFERMEEKVMQLEARSEAIAELGTSDLEKKFLSLEGANDVDAELEAMKAQMIPGGTSPRLPSGE
- a CDS encoding PspA/IM30 family protein; this encodes MGLFDRISRVVRANLNDMVNKAEDPEKILEQSIIDMQEDLVQLRQAVASAIATQKRTQTQYAQAESQANQWQSRAQLALQKGDENLAREALVRKKSYAETAATLKASLDQQTGQMESLKRNLVALESKISEAKTKKDMLKARISAAKAQEQLNSTIGSLNTSSSMGAFERMEEKVLQMEARAGASAELAAGSGLEQEFLKLEAGGGVDDDLAALKAQMNLAPATTGSLPAAGQTSGTSNSVVDPELEELRSQLNKI
- a CDS encoding ShlB/FhaC/HecB family hemolysin secretion/activation protein, producing MPPVTSPAMPRKLFIGFLRINFTVALLCNCSVTAFYPQPLRAQTAESNLTLSEVSSQSPLLPSPTLVKGRMLDRGGEISYSTELKAALIPSSPAVSQFAKSWGKQSQSLMMAVPEDERSRILSSIPLVIPPKNIANRLDISSNEGLDNSQVSQLPNPGIPTPPPQPELPIPSPLPPPEELLQPSTPAPGDREEIPNVPGTVTVERFEVVGSTVFSKEELDKLLADFTGRPISFAELLQARSAVTQLYISKGYITSGALIPPQSMTGGVVKIQAIEGRLESISVAGNQRLNPEYVRSRLAIATQAPLNQNQLLEALQLLQLNPLIQNISAELQAGSRPGLNLLEVRIKEAKTLNSRIFADNGRSPSVGTFRRGAEIGSGNVSGRGDRASLTYTNTDGSNSVELNYTLPVNPRNGTVSFQLSRSKSNIIEPPFDELDIEAKSRDYELTYRQPIVQTPNQEIALGISAARRESDTFLLGVEYPLSPGSDDRGRTRIFAVRAFQEYTQRGARQVFAARSQFSLGIGAFDASVNNSEPDGQFLAWRGQAQYLRLLAPDTLLLLRSDVQLAAGELVPLEQIGLGGLDTVRGYRQDLLLTDNGVFASAEVRYPIYRTGDKKGILQLTPFIDFGRAWNSGSKGEPDPNTLVSAGLGLRWQYGDRFTARFEWGIPLIEVKSSDRTLQERGLYFSIEFKPF
- the grxC gene encoding glutaredoxin 3, whose product is MLDFLNPILGRHPERIKANVEIYTWQTCPYCMRAKLLLWWKGVNYTEYKIDGDEAARNQMAERANGRRSVPQVFINNEHVGGCDDIYKLDGNAQLDPLLSQPSA